AATTCTTTTCAACAAAAAGCGACGCGAGCTTGGTAGTGGAGATTATGGGAAATGATCGCCATGAGCAAAGTGCGAACGCAATTCTTCCTTTCAAACATGGATTTAGGCCAAAAAGGGCTGGTTTTTGCGGCAGTTTTAGCGGGAATGTGAAGTGGGAGGACCAAAAGGTCCTCCCATCTTTATAGAGTTGATAGGGGAAAATTAAAGAACAGCGGGTATCTGCATGGTCACGCAGTGCACAGCGCCGCCGGTCGCGATCATCCCATCACTGGGAATGAAGACGACTTTGTAACCGAGCGATCCGTAAACGCGGCGAACCTCGGCTTCATAGCTCTTGAGAAGGCTTTGGTCCGCGTAGCTGCGGCCGCTGCTGCTCACGTACTGGGGGATGATCGCGGTTCCGTTGAGAAGCAGCGAGTTGGTGTACGAGCGGTAAAGGTCTGCGCTGGGAACTGGCATCGGGATGCGCACCACTTTGTAACCGAGATCCGCGATATCCGCTGCGCGCGCGTCCAGGAACTCCTGAATGCGCAGCGCGAGGCTCCGATTGCTGCTGCTTGCATACGACAGCGTTTCGTCGCTGATCTGACCGACGATGACGGTATCATCGTTCAGGAACTTGCCCCACATATCGATGTGCCCCGTGCCTTCGCTTGGCATGCGGGGGAAGATAAAGGTCTTCGCACAGCCAGCGAAGCTGCCATAATATTGTTTGATGTCTTCGGCATCCAACACAATATCACCGGCTTTGAAGACGTCAGCATTGGCATCCGTAACACGGGTTGTCATCATGCACTCGCCGCGCATGTTGTTCATGAAGTTGCCACCTTCGTTATAAACGGGAACGCTGACGCGCGGCGTGCCCGTCAGTCCAGCGAATGAACGGCTGGTGGCATCATCAGCAGGACGACGCGGATAATAATTGAAATCGAGGAGGCGGAGTTCGTTATCCGAAGTGATGGCCCCCAGTGGCGACCAGTCACGAGCCCAAACGGTCACCTGACCCGAGTCCTTCTGCTCCACGATGGACAGCTTGCTCACGTCCTTGCCCAGGACCTGGCGCAAACGACTGAAGGCTGGAGACTGCACTGTCGCTCCCGAGCCACGGTTCACCGTGATCCAGACTTTTTTCGCGCCCGCATCCACGATGGCTTTGACCAGATCTTCGCGACCATAGCTGCTCAGCAGCTCCGAGGAAACGATGACGCCATCTGCTTTTGCGTATTCGGCAGGAACAACCTGCTGATCCCGATAAGCGGACATGCTGGACGCAGACGCGTCTTCATAATGTCCATCGAGTTTCGACTTGGCACCAGTGCCACAGGCAGTTGCCACCAAAGTCAGTGTCAGCAGGCTTAAGCTCACAGGCTTGAAATTCATGAAGGACTCCTTGAAAGATGGAATAACCATCTCCCCTTTTATAGAAGCGGAGTCCAGGATACAATTTCGTCGAATTTAACCAGCAGAAAAGGATATGCGTTTTTACTGAATAAAAATCAGCCTACCTTAATGTGCCAGGGCTCGAAACGAACACCGTAGCTATTGTTCGGCGTATAGCGGATATCGACATAACCGAGATCAATGAGGCGTTTGAAGACGTCACTCTTCGCAAAGTGATCGGTGAAGTTGCGATAACCCCAACCGAGTTTGCCCACATCGAAGTCGCTAATGCCATGATAGGAGTGGCCTGGAGGTGCCAGCGAACGCGAAGCCCGGGAAAGGTTGCCCTGACACGCGATGGCCTTGCTTAAAAAAAGATGCAATTGTTTGACGACCGAGCGTATGCCGGATGTCAGCACGATGTCGCTGCCGACATCCCGCACGATTTCCTGATAAAGAGCCTCGGGACGGCCTCTGAAGATATAATGACCGGAGCCAGGAATCTT
The Oligoflexus sp. genome window above contains:
- a CDS encoding agmatine deiminase family protein; this encodes MNFKPVSLSLLTLTLVATACGTGAKSKLDGHYEDASASSMSAYRDQQVVPAEYAKADGVIVSSELLSSYGREDLVKAIVDAGAKKVWITVNRGSGATVQSPAFSRLRQVLGKDVSKLSIVEQKDSGQVTVWARDWSPLGAITSDNELRLLDFNYYPRRPADDATSRSFAGLTGTPRVSVPVYNEGGNFMNNMRGECMMTTRVTDANADVFKAGDIVLDAEDIKQYYGSFAGCAKTFIFPRMPSEGTGHIDMWGKFLNDDTVIVGQISDETLSYASSSNRSLALRIQEFLDARAADIADLGYKVVRIPMPVPSADLYRSYTNSLLLNGTAIIPQYVSSSGRSYADQSLLKSYEAEVRRVYGSLGYKVVFIPSDGMIATGGAVHCVTMQIPAVL